Genomic DNA from Aminobacterium mobile DSM 12262:
ATGTGGCTCCCCATTTACAATCCCTCCTTCTCTCTTCTCTTTAGTTTCTCTCCTCTCTTGTAATCTTTTCTCTACTCTCTCTCCTCTTCCTTTGCGATATTTACAATACTATTTTCCCCGATGTAGATTCCCCCCCTTTTTTTAAAAGTAGGTGGTACATATAGATTGTTCTCTTCCCAATATCGTTCAAGAATTTCGAGACGGGATGAAAGTGTATCTCCTAGTTCTTGAGCGATACTGAGTATAATGCAATTCAAAACGCTTATTGGCGCAGCAAAGGAATCAATAAATGAAATAGGTGTATAAGGTATGGTTACAACATGAAGGGCATATGTAGCTAAAGGGCTTGTATATTCGTCAGTTATAGCTACAGTCTGTAGGTTATTTCCACGAGCGTAGCGAAGGACCTTAAGGGTCCATGTGGAATACCGTGGAAAACTGATACCAGTCACAACGCTCTCTGGGGGAGCATTCACCAAGAGCTCGTAAGGCATATCAAGGGGCATTAATTTGATGTTTGGGAGGATCCATGATAGGTAAAAGGAAAGGTAATAAGCAAGAGTATAGGAACTTCGATACCCT
This window encodes:
- a CDS encoding MurR/RpiR family transcriptional regulator; the encoded protein is MLREQIAAKINELSPGQRKVAYFILEKPREAAFLTASQLGTQVGVSEATVIRFAHTLGLSGYQELHQAISHMLIDHLTTLERMEKYRTSGEKSLFDTAIGKDINSMRLVQSRLDEKVIRNLAALFTQAPAIYIAGYRSSYTLAYYLSFYLSWILPNIKLMPLDMPYELLVNAPPESVVTGISFPRYSTWTLKVLRYARGNNLQTVAITDEYTSPLATYALHVVTIPYTPISFIDSFAAPISVLNCIILSIAQELGDTLSSRLEILERYWEENNLYVPPTFKKRGGIYIGENSIVNIAKEEERE